Proteins found in one Bombus terrestris chromosome 1, iyBomTerr1.2, whole genome shotgun sequence genomic segment:
- the LOC100650630 gene encoding alkaline ceramidase isoform X1, producing the protein MSSSAWIAYSMCDINYTYKLYCVHRDVRQGKNIYFDMWKPFEAGSSPIDWCERNYSISSSIAEFMNTLSNVVFLLLPPVLMHLFRDYGRFVNPGIHVIWFLLMIVGLSSAYFHATLSLIGQLLDELAILWVYMAGFCMFLPRRYFPNILHNDRKLLAICATLPTLIATGLSFIHPAINAFALMSLGIPAFGFMIIELKRTKSMRVYRLGLRCGAVWLLAVACWLNDRLFCDTWLNLNFPYLHALWHLFIFIASYTAAVLFAYFSVKEEKPQQSPVLKYWPKNDFELGIPYVTIRSYVKLDINTNI; encoded by the exons ATGAGTAGTTCCGCGTGGATTGCATATTCAATGTGTGATATAAACTATACATATAAACTATATTGTGTCCATCGAGACGTGAGACAAG gtaaaaatatatatttcgataTGTGGAAACCGTTTGAAGCTGGTAGTTCACCAATTGATTGGTGTGAACGCAATTATAGTATTTCTTCTAGTATTGCAGAATTTATGAATACG ctAAGTAATGTAGTATTTTTGTTACTTCCACCTGTTCTAATGCATCTCTTTAGAGATTATGGTCGATTCGTAAATCCTGGAATTCATGTAATTTGGTTCTTACTGATGATAGTAGGTCTTAGTAGTGCATATTTTCATGCTACATTATCCCTTATAG GACAATTGCTAGATGAATTAGCAATTTTATGGGTATATATGGCTGGTTTTTGTATGTTTCTTCCACGAAggtattttccaaatattttacataatgatAGAAAACTTCTTGCCATATGTGCAACTTTACCAACTCTAATTGCAACTGGTTTGTCATTTATACATCCCGCAATAAATGCATTTGCTTTAATGAGTCTTGGCATACCTGCATTTGGATTTATGATCATTGAATTAAAAAG GACAAAATCAATGAGGGTTTATAGATTGGGTTTACGATGTGGTGCTGTATGGTTATTAGCAGTTGCTTGTTGGCTGAATGATCGTTTATTTTGTGATACTTGGCTGAACCTGAATTTCCCTTATTTACATGCACTTtggcatttatttatttttattgcaagtTACACAGCAGCTGTACTGTTTGCATATTTCTCTGTAAAAGAGGAAAAGCCACAGCAATCACCAGTACTAAAGTATTGGCCAAAGAATGATTTTGAACTTGGTATACCATATGTAACTATTAGAAGTTATGTTAAACttgatataaatacaaatatataa
- the LOC100650630 gene encoding alkaline ceramidase isoform X2 produces MWKPFEAGSSPIDWCERNYSISSSIAEFMNTLSNVVFLLLPPVLMHLFRDYGRFVNPGIHVIWFLLMIVGLSSAYFHATLSLIGQLLDELAILWVYMAGFCMFLPRRYFPNILHNDRKLLAICATLPTLIATGLSFIHPAINAFALMSLGIPAFGFMIIELKRTKSMRVYRLGLRCGAVWLLAVACWLNDRLFCDTWLNLNFPYLHALWHLFIFIASYTAAVLFAYFSVKEEKPQQSPVLKYWPKNDFELGIPYVTIRSYVKLDINTNI; encoded by the exons aTGTGGAAACCGTTTGAAGCTGGTAGTTCACCAATTGATTGGTGTGAACGCAATTATAGTATTTCTTCTAGTATTGCAGAATTTATGAATACG ctAAGTAATGTAGTATTTTTGTTACTTCCACCTGTTCTAATGCATCTCTTTAGAGATTATGGTCGATTCGTAAATCCTGGAATTCATGTAATTTGGTTCTTACTGATGATAGTAGGTCTTAGTAGTGCATATTTTCATGCTACATTATCCCTTATAG GACAATTGCTAGATGAATTAGCAATTTTATGGGTATATATGGCTGGTTTTTGTATGTTTCTTCCACGAAggtattttccaaatattttacataatgatAGAAAACTTCTTGCCATATGTGCAACTTTACCAACTCTAATTGCAACTGGTTTGTCATTTATACATCCCGCAATAAATGCATTTGCTTTAATGAGTCTTGGCATACCTGCATTTGGATTTATGATCATTGAATTAAAAAG GACAAAATCAATGAGGGTTTATAGATTGGGTTTACGATGTGGTGCTGTATGGTTATTAGCAGTTGCTTGTTGGCTGAATGATCGTTTATTTTGTGATACTTGGCTGAACCTGAATTTCCCTTATTTACATGCACTTtggcatttatttatttttattgcaagtTACACAGCAGCTGTACTGTTTGCATATTTCTCTGTAAAAGAGGAAAAGCCACAGCAATCACCAGTACTAAAGTATTGGCCAAAGAATGATTTTGAACTTGGTATACCATATGTAACTATTAGAAGTTATGTTAAACttgatataaatacaaatatataa
- the LOC100651186 gene encoding 6-pyruvoyl tetrahydrobiopterin synthase isoform X3, with product MYMMERPIAYLTRKEVISSCHRLHNVNLTEEENKNIYGKCNNYWGHGHNYTVEVTVCGPVDPVTEENKNKMLNWSKHMLI from the exons ATGTACATGATGGAACGTCCTATCGCGTATTTAACGAGAAAAGAAGTAATATCCAGCTGTCACCGTTTACACAA tgtAAACTTAACTgaggaagaaaacaaaaatatatatggaAAATGTAATAACTATTGGGGACATGGTCATAATTACACAG tggAAGTGACTGTATGTGGACCTGTAGATCCTGTAACAG aggagaacaaaaataaaatgttaaattgGTCTAAACatatgttaatttaa
- the LOC100651186 gene encoding 6-pyruvoyl tetrahydrobiopterin synthase isoform X2 produces MYMMERPIAYLTRKEVISSCHRLHNVNLTEEENKNIYGKCNNYWGHGHNYTVEVTVCGPVDPVTGMVMNLSDLKLFMKKVLMDQLDHKNLDKDVPYFKNTVSTTENVAIYIFNELKRIMPNSDLLYEVKIYETDKNIVIYRGEQK; encoded by the exons ATGTACATGATGGAACGTCCTATCGCGTATTTAACGAGAAAAGAAGTAATATCCAGCTGTCACCGTTTACACAA tgtAAACTTAACTgaggaagaaaacaaaaatatatatggaAAATGTAATAACTATTGGGGACATGGTCATAATTACACAG tggAAGTGACTGTATGTGGACCTGTAGATCCTGTAACAGGTATGGTCATGAATCTATcagatttaaaattatttatgaaaaaagtgTTAATGGATCAACTGGATCATAAGAATTTGGATAAAGATGTAccttattttaaaaatactgtTTCCACTACTGAAAATgtagctatatatatatttaatgaactAAAAAGGATTATGCCCAATTCAGATCTTTTATATGAAGTCAAGATCTACGAAACTgacaaaaatattgttatttacagaggagaacaaaaataa
- the LOC100651186 gene encoding 6-pyruvoyl tetrahydrobiopterin synthase isoform X1, with protein sequence MYMMERPIAYLTRKEVISSCHRLHKIFFSVNLTEEENKNIYGKCNNYWGHGHNYTVEVTVCGPVDPVTGMVMNLSDLKLFMKKVLMDQLDHKNLDKDVPYFKNTVSTTENVAIYIFNELKRIMPNSDLLYEVKIYETDKNIVIYRGEQK encoded by the exons ATGTACATGATGGAACGTCCTATCGCGTATTTAACGAGAAAAGAAGTAATATCCAGCTGTCACCGTTTACACAA aatatttttcagtgtAAACTTAACTgaggaagaaaacaaaaatatatatggaAAATGTAATAACTATTGGGGACATGGTCATAATTACACAG tggAAGTGACTGTATGTGGACCTGTAGATCCTGTAACAGGTATGGTCATGAATCTATcagatttaaaattatttatgaaaaaagtgTTAATGGATCAACTGGATCATAAGAATTTGGATAAAGATGTAccttattttaaaaatactgtTTCCACTACTGAAAATgtagctatatatatatttaatgaactAAAAAGGATTATGCCCAATTCAGATCTTTTATATGAAGTCAAGATCTACGAAACTgacaaaaatattgttatttacagaggagaacaaaaataa
- the LOC100650266 gene encoding actin-related protein 2 isoform X4: MDSKGRKIIVCDNGTGFVKCGYAGANFPAHIFPSIVGRPIIRAVNKIGDIDVKDLMVGDEASKLRSMLEISYPMQNGIVRNWEDMCHVWDYTFGKEKMNINPRECKILLTEPPMNPITNREKMIEVMFEKYGFAGTYIAIQAVLTLYAQGLISGVVVDSGDGVTHICPVFEEYALPHLTRRLDIAGRDITMYLIKLLLLRGYAFNHSADFETVRMLKEKLCYIGYNIETEEKLALETTVLVESYTLPDGRVIKVGGERFAAPEALFQPHLINVEAQGIAELVFSTIQAADIDIRSELYKHIVLSGGSTMYPGLPSRLEREIKQLYLQRVLKNDTSKLNKFKIKIEDSPRRKDMVFMGGAVLAEITKDRESVWITREEYEEKGLSVLKKLGSYES; encoded by the exons ATGGATAGCAAGGgtagaaaaattattgtttgCGATAACGGAACAGGG TTTGTAAAGTGTGGATATGCAGGAGCAAATTTCCCAGCACATATATTTCCATCTATAGTTGGACGTCCTATTATCAGAGCTGTCAATAAAATAGGAGACATTGATGTGaag GATTTAATGGTTGGGGATGAAGCAAGCAAACTTCGGTCTATGCTAGAGATTAGTTATCCAATGCAAAATGGAATTGTTAG AAATTGGGAAGACATGTGTCATGTATGGGATTATACTTTTGGAAaggaaaaaatgaatattaatccTAGAGAatgcaaaattttattaacagaaCCACCAATGAATCCTATCACAAATCGTGAAAAAATGATTGAG gtaatgtttgaaaaatatggtTTTGCTGGAACATATATTGCAATTCAAGCAGTACTTACATTGTATGCTCAAGGATTGATTAGTGGTGTTGTAGTAGATTCTGGTGATGGAGTCACTCATATTTGTCCTGTATTTGAAGAGTATGCTTTACCTCATCTTACTCGACGACTGGATATAGCTGGTCGAGATATTacaatgtatttaataaaacttCTTTTATTACGTGGCTATGCATTTAACCATTCAGCTGATTTTGAAACAGTTAGAATGTTAAAGGAAAAATTATGTTATATTGGCTATAATATAGAAACTGAAGAAAAATTAGCTCTTGAAACAACTGTTTTGGTTGAATCATATACT CTGCCAGATGGGAGGGTAATAAAAGTAGGTGGAGAGAGATTTGCAGCACCAGAAGCTTTATTCCAGCCTCATCTAATAAATGTTGAGGCTCAAGGAATTGCTGAATTAGTATTTAGTACTATTCAAGCAGCGGATATTGATATAAGAAGTgaattatataaacatattgTTTTAAGTGGTGGCAGTACAATGTATCCTGGGCTTCCGTCTAGACTTGAAAGAGAAATTAAGCAACTTTATCTTCAAAgagtattaaaaaatgatacttcgaaattaaat aaatttaagaTAAAAATTGAAGATTCCCCAAGACGTAAAGATATGGTTTTTATGGGTGGTGCTGTATTAGCAGAAATTACAAAAGATCGTGAATCAGTATGGATTACAAGAGAAGAATATGAAGAAAAAGGTCTTAgtgtattaaaaaaattagGTTCTTATGAATCATAA
- the LOC100650266 gene encoding actin-related protein 2 isoform X1, with protein sequence MDSKGRKIIVCDNGTGFVKCGYAGANFPAHIFPSIVGRPIIRAVNKIGDIDVKQEYCIRDVLNMPDLMVGDEASKLRSMLEISYPMQNGIVRNWEDMCHVWDYTFGKEKMNINPRECKILLTEPPMNPITNREKMIEVMFEKYGFAGTYIAIQAVLTLYAQGLISGVVVDSGDGVTHICPVFEEYALPHLTRRLDIAGRDITMYLIKLLLLRGYAFNHSADFETVRMLKEKLCYIGYNIETEEKLALETTVLVESYTLPDGRVIKVGGERFAAPEALFQPHLINVEAQGIAELVFSTIQAADIDIRSELYKHIVLSGGSTMYPGLPSRLEREIKQLYLQRVLKNDTSKLNKFKIKIEDSPRRKDMVFMGGAVLAEITKDRESVWITREEYEEKGLSVLKKLGSYES encoded by the exons ATGGATAGCAAGGgtagaaaaattattgtttgCGATAACGGAACAGGG TTTGTAAAGTGTGGATATGCAGGAGCAAATTTCCCAGCACATATATTTCCATCTATAGTTGGACGTCCTATTATCAGAGCTGTCAATAAAATAGGAGACATTGATGTGaag CAAGAATATTGTATTCGT GATGTGCTTAACATGCCT GATTTAATGGTTGGGGATGAAGCAAGCAAACTTCGGTCTATGCTAGAGATTAGTTATCCAATGCAAAATGGAATTGTTAG AAATTGGGAAGACATGTGTCATGTATGGGATTATACTTTTGGAAaggaaaaaatgaatattaatccTAGAGAatgcaaaattttattaacagaaCCACCAATGAATCCTATCACAAATCGTGAAAAAATGATTGAG gtaatgtttgaaaaatatggtTTTGCTGGAACATATATTGCAATTCAAGCAGTACTTACATTGTATGCTCAAGGATTGATTAGTGGTGTTGTAGTAGATTCTGGTGATGGAGTCACTCATATTTGTCCTGTATTTGAAGAGTATGCTTTACCTCATCTTACTCGACGACTGGATATAGCTGGTCGAGATATTacaatgtatttaataaaacttCTTTTATTACGTGGCTATGCATTTAACCATTCAGCTGATTTTGAAACAGTTAGAATGTTAAAGGAAAAATTATGTTATATTGGCTATAATATAGAAACTGAAGAAAAATTAGCTCTTGAAACAACTGTTTTGGTTGAATCATATACT CTGCCAGATGGGAGGGTAATAAAAGTAGGTGGAGAGAGATTTGCAGCACCAGAAGCTTTATTCCAGCCTCATCTAATAAATGTTGAGGCTCAAGGAATTGCTGAATTAGTATTTAGTACTATTCAAGCAGCGGATATTGATATAAGAAGTgaattatataaacatattgTTTTAAGTGGTGGCAGTACAATGTATCCTGGGCTTCCGTCTAGACTTGAAAGAGAAATTAAGCAACTTTATCTTCAAAgagtattaaaaaatgatacttcgaaattaaat aaatttaagaTAAAAATTGAAGATTCCCCAAGACGTAAAGATATGGTTTTTATGGGTGGTGCTGTATTAGCAGAAATTACAAAAGATCGTGAATCAGTATGGATTACAAGAGAAGAATATGAAGAAAAAGGTCTTAgtgtattaaaaaaattagGTTCTTATGAATCATAA
- the LOC100650266 gene encoding actin-related protein 2 isoform X3, whose protein sequence is MDSKGRKIIVCDNGTGFVKCGYAGANFPAHIFPSIVGRPIIRAVNKIGDIDVKQEYCIRDLMVGDEASKLRSMLEISYPMQNGIVRNWEDMCHVWDYTFGKEKMNINPRECKILLTEPPMNPITNREKMIEVMFEKYGFAGTYIAIQAVLTLYAQGLISGVVVDSGDGVTHICPVFEEYALPHLTRRLDIAGRDITMYLIKLLLLRGYAFNHSADFETVRMLKEKLCYIGYNIETEEKLALETTVLVESYTLPDGRVIKVGGERFAAPEALFQPHLINVEAQGIAELVFSTIQAADIDIRSELYKHIVLSGGSTMYPGLPSRLEREIKQLYLQRVLKNDTSKLNKFKIKIEDSPRRKDMVFMGGAVLAEITKDRESVWITREEYEEKGLSVLKKLGSYES, encoded by the exons ATGGATAGCAAGGgtagaaaaattattgtttgCGATAACGGAACAGGG TTTGTAAAGTGTGGATATGCAGGAGCAAATTTCCCAGCACATATATTTCCATCTATAGTTGGACGTCCTATTATCAGAGCTGTCAATAAAATAGGAGACATTGATGTGaag CAAGAATATTGTATTCGT GATTTAATGGTTGGGGATGAAGCAAGCAAACTTCGGTCTATGCTAGAGATTAGTTATCCAATGCAAAATGGAATTGTTAG AAATTGGGAAGACATGTGTCATGTATGGGATTATACTTTTGGAAaggaaaaaatgaatattaatccTAGAGAatgcaaaattttattaacagaaCCACCAATGAATCCTATCACAAATCGTGAAAAAATGATTGAG gtaatgtttgaaaaatatggtTTTGCTGGAACATATATTGCAATTCAAGCAGTACTTACATTGTATGCTCAAGGATTGATTAGTGGTGTTGTAGTAGATTCTGGTGATGGAGTCACTCATATTTGTCCTGTATTTGAAGAGTATGCTTTACCTCATCTTACTCGACGACTGGATATAGCTGGTCGAGATATTacaatgtatttaataaaacttCTTTTATTACGTGGCTATGCATTTAACCATTCAGCTGATTTTGAAACAGTTAGAATGTTAAAGGAAAAATTATGTTATATTGGCTATAATATAGAAACTGAAGAAAAATTAGCTCTTGAAACAACTGTTTTGGTTGAATCATATACT CTGCCAGATGGGAGGGTAATAAAAGTAGGTGGAGAGAGATTTGCAGCACCAGAAGCTTTATTCCAGCCTCATCTAATAAATGTTGAGGCTCAAGGAATTGCTGAATTAGTATTTAGTACTATTCAAGCAGCGGATATTGATATAAGAAGTgaattatataaacatattgTTTTAAGTGGTGGCAGTACAATGTATCCTGGGCTTCCGTCTAGACTTGAAAGAGAAATTAAGCAACTTTATCTTCAAAgagtattaaaaaatgatacttcgaaattaaat aaatttaagaTAAAAATTGAAGATTCCCCAAGACGTAAAGATATGGTTTTTATGGGTGGTGCTGTATTAGCAGAAATTACAAAAGATCGTGAATCAGTATGGATTACAAGAGAAGAATATGAAGAAAAAGGTCTTAgtgtattaaaaaaattagGTTCTTATGAATCATAA
- the LOC100650266 gene encoding actin-related protein 2 isoform X2: MDSKGRKIIVCDNGTGFVKCGYAGANFPAHIFPSIVGRPIIRAVNKIGDIDVKDVLNMPDLMVGDEASKLRSMLEISYPMQNGIVRNWEDMCHVWDYTFGKEKMNINPRECKILLTEPPMNPITNREKMIEVMFEKYGFAGTYIAIQAVLTLYAQGLISGVVVDSGDGVTHICPVFEEYALPHLTRRLDIAGRDITMYLIKLLLLRGYAFNHSADFETVRMLKEKLCYIGYNIETEEKLALETTVLVESYTLPDGRVIKVGGERFAAPEALFQPHLINVEAQGIAELVFSTIQAADIDIRSELYKHIVLSGGSTMYPGLPSRLEREIKQLYLQRVLKNDTSKLNKFKIKIEDSPRRKDMVFMGGAVLAEITKDRESVWITREEYEEKGLSVLKKLGSYES, translated from the exons ATGGATAGCAAGGgtagaaaaattattgtttgCGATAACGGAACAGGG TTTGTAAAGTGTGGATATGCAGGAGCAAATTTCCCAGCACATATATTTCCATCTATAGTTGGACGTCCTATTATCAGAGCTGTCAATAAAATAGGAGACATTGATGTGaag GATGTGCTTAACATGCCT GATTTAATGGTTGGGGATGAAGCAAGCAAACTTCGGTCTATGCTAGAGATTAGTTATCCAATGCAAAATGGAATTGTTAG AAATTGGGAAGACATGTGTCATGTATGGGATTATACTTTTGGAAaggaaaaaatgaatattaatccTAGAGAatgcaaaattttattaacagaaCCACCAATGAATCCTATCACAAATCGTGAAAAAATGATTGAG gtaatgtttgaaaaatatggtTTTGCTGGAACATATATTGCAATTCAAGCAGTACTTACATTGTATGCTCAAGGATTGATTAGTGGTGTTGTAGTAGATTCTGGTGATGGAGTCACTCATATTTGTCCTGTATTTGAAGAGTATGCTTTACCTCATCTTACTCGACGACTGGATATAGCTGGTCGAGATATTacaatgtatttaataaaacttCTTTTATTACGTGGCTATGCATTTAACCATTCAGCTGATTTTGAAACAGTTAGAATGTTAAAGGAAAAATTATGTTATATTGGCTATAATATAGAAACTGAAGAAAAATTAGCTCTTGAAACAACTGTTTTGGTTGAATCATATACT CTGCCAGATGGGAGGGTAATAAAAGTAGGTGGAGAGAGATTTGCAGCACCAGAAGCTTTATTCCAGCCTCATCTAATAAATGTTGAGGCTCAAGGAATTGCTGAATTAGTATTTAGTACTATTCAAGCAGCGGATATTGATATAAGAAGTgaattatataaacatattgTTTTAAGTGGTGGCAGTACAATGTATCCTGGGCTTCCGTCTAGACTTGAAAGAGAAATTAAGCAACTTTATCTTCAAAgagtattaaaaaatgatacttcgaaattaaat aaatttaagaTAAAAATTGAAGATTCCCCAAGACGTAAAGATATGGTTTTTATGGGTGGTGCTGTATTAGCAGAAATTACAAAAGATCGTGAATCAGTATGGATTACAAGAGAAGAATATGAAGAAAAAGGTCTTAgtgtattaaaaaaattagGTTCTTATGAATCATAA